In Xenorhabdus nematophila ATCC 19061, one DNA window encodes the following:
- a CDS encoding MFS transporter — protein MAFGLFCLYKDSQLSQTTPSQKTLLQKGITKHRLLTIAGLGWMFDALDVGLLSFLLAALKQDWGLSAQQLGWIGSVNSIGMAVGAFVFGVMADKTGRKSAFIVTLLLFSIGSGLTALVSTLAALLVLRFIIGMGLGGELPVASTLVSESVEAHERGRIVVVLESFWAFGWLAAALIAYFIIPDYGWRVAMLLSALPALYAIYLRIHLPDSPRYTQMSAHKKRSSMMDNIRAVWSTDYRRATIMLWILWFCVVFSYYGMFLWLPSVMILKGFSLVKSFQYVLIMTLAQLPGYFTAAWLIERYGRKFVLVSYLVGTAVSAYFFGTADSMTQLLTFGILLSFFNLGAWGAIYAYTPEQYPTAIRATGAGIAAAVGRIGGILGPLMVGYLVTINTPISLTFALFCASILVAVMAVIWLGTETRQTELMS, from the coding sequence ATGGCATTCGGTCTCTTTTGCCTATATAAGGACTCACAATTGTCACAGACAACCCCCTCACAAAAGACACTCTTGCAAAAAGGCATCACTAAGCATCGATTACTGACCATTGCCGGCTTGGGATGGATGTTTGATGCCCTGGATGTTGGCCTTTTATCATTTTTGCTCGCTGCGTTAAAACAAGACTGGGGACTGAGTGCACAACAGCTTGGCTGGATAGGTAGCGTTAACTCGATTGGTATGGCAGTCGGCGCTTTTGTTTTTGGCGTGATGGCCGACAAAACAGGACGTAAATCAGCCTTCATCGTCACATTATTGCTGTTTAGCATTGGCAGCGGATTAACGGCATTAGTTTCCACACTCGCTGCATTACTCGTGCTGCGTTTTATTATCGGTATGGGGCTGGGCGGTGAACTCCCAGTAGCATCCACGCTGGTTTCTGAAAGTGTGGAAGCTCATGAGCGCGGACGTATCGTCGTCGTACTGGAGAGCTTTTGGGCCTTTGGCTGGCTGGCAGCAGCACTGATTGCCTATTTTATTATTCCTGACTACGGATGGCGTGTTGCTATGCTGTTGAGCGCTCTACCCGCACTGTACGCTATCTACCTGCGTATACATCTGCCGGATTCACCGCGCTATACACAAATGTCCGCCCACAAAAAACGTTCCTCGATGATGGATAACATACGGGCAGTTTGGTCTACTGACTACCGTAGGGCGACAATAATGCTATGGATCTTGTGGTTTTGCGTCGTATTTTCCTACTATGGCATGTTCCTGTGGCTGCCAAGCGTAATGATACTTAAGGGGTTTAGTCTGGTAAAAAGCTTCCAATACGTACTCATCATGACGCTAGCCCAACTTCCCGGCTATTTTACCGCGGCCTGGCTGATTGAACGCTACGGACGAAAATTTGTTCTGGTAAGCTATCTGGTAGGAACTGCTGTTTCTGCTTATTTCTTTGGCACAGCCGACAGCATGACCCAACTCCTCACTTTTGGCATTTTGCTATCATTTTTCAATCTCGGTGCCTGGGGGGCTATTTATGCTTACACACCTGAGCAATATCCGACAGCAATTAGGGCAACCGGAGCGGGTATAGCTGCCGCAGTTGGCCGAATTGGCGGTATTCTCGGCCCCCTGATGGTCGGCTATTTGGTAACGATAAACACCCCAATCTCACTGACGTTTGCTTTGTTCTGCGCTTCAATTTTAGTCGCTGTGATGGCCGTCATCTGGCTGGGAACGGAGACACGCCAAACGGAACTCATGTCATAA
- the modA gene encoding molybdate ABC transporter substrate-binding protein, whose translation MKKTIHQWLSSAVVSFVLIGNVWAADKVTVFAAASLTNALDDIAAQYKQEQRGDIVASYASSSTLARQIEQGAPADIFISADQQWMNYVTNKQLIAENTCYTLLGNQLVLIAPKESKLGKIELNRNTNWKTLLADGRLAVGDPDHVPVGIYAKESLQYLNAWDTVHPLMARTNNVRSGMALVERAEAPLGIVYASDVVASNKVKVVGVFPSESHKPVEYPVAIIKGHEKQAVRDFYDYLKSPEATAIFKRYGFSPL comes from the coding sequence ATGAAAAAGACGATTCATCAGTGGCTGAGCAGTGCTGTAGTTTCTTTCGTGCTGATTGGAAATGTTTGGGCTGCGGATAAAGTAACCGTTTTTGCGGCTGCTTCGTTAACTAATGCACTTGATGATATTGCCGCACAATATAAACAAGAACAGCGGGGAGATATTGTTGCCTCCTATGCTTCATCATCGACATTAGCACGTCAGATAGAGCAAGGAGCGCCTGCGGATATCTTCATTTCTGCCGATCAGCAATGGATGAATTATGTTACTAATAAGCAATTGATAGCTGAAAATACCTGCTATACCTTACTGGGTAACCAGCTTGTTTTAATCGCTCCCAAAGAGAGTAAGTTAGGCAAAATTGAACTTAACCGGAATACAAACTGGAAAACTTTGCTGGCGGATGGACGATTGGCGGTTGGCGATCCTGATCATGTTCCGGTTGGCATTTATGCCAAAGAATCACTGCAATATCTGAACGCATGGGATACGGTTCACCCATTGATGGCACGTACTAATAACGTTCGCAGCGGTATGGCATTGGTAGAAAGGGCGGAAGCACCTCTGGGTATTGTTTACGCATCTGATGTGGTTGCCAGCAACAAAGTAAAAGTCGTGGGTGTTTTTCCATCAGAAAGCCATAAACCGGTGGAATATCCAGTTGCAATAATCAAAGGTCATGAAAAACAAGCTGTCCGTGATTTTTATGATTATCTTAAATCGCCTGAAGCCACTGCAATTTTTAAACGTTATGGCTTTAGTCCACTGTAG
- the modB gene encoding molybdate ABC transporter permease subunit produces the protein MLSEYEWHAILLSLKISGIAVLFSLPFGILMAWMLARCQFFGKSLLDSIIHLPLVLPPVVVGYLLLISMGRRGVIGEFLYDWFGVSFAFNWTGAALASAVVAFPLIVRAIRLSLESIDQRLEQAAFTLGASSFKVFFTITLPLSLPGIIVGAVLAFARSLGEFGATITFVSNIPGETRTIPLAMYTLIEMPGAETAAARLCVIAIALALVSLMLSEWLTRWGRKRLGVAC, from the coding sequence ATGTTAAGTGAATACGAATGGCACGCTATTTTACTGAGTTTAAAAATCTCAGGTATTGCTGTGTTATTCAGTTTGCCATTCGGTATTTTAATGGCATGGATGCTGGCACGTTGTCAGTTTTTTGGAAAATCTTTGCTCGACAGTATTATTCACCTGCCATTGGTGTTACCTCCTGTGGTGGTAGGGTATTTATTGCTTATTAGCATGGGGCGTCGTGGTGTCATTGGTGAATTCCTTTATGACTGGTTTGGGGTGAGCTTCGCATTTAATTGGACAGGAGCCGCATTGGCTTCGGCTGTGGTCGCGTTTCCACTGATAGTGAGAGCTATCCGGCTATCACTGGAGAGCATAGACCAACGGTTGGAACAGGCGGCATTCACACTGGGAGCAAGCTCTTTTAAGGTTTTTTTCACCATCACTTTGCCACTGTCCTTACCGGGTATTATTGTTGGCGCGGTGCTCGCATTTGCCCGGTCGTTGGGTGAGTTTGGTGCGACTATTACTTTTGTTTCAAATATTCCGGGTGAGACACGAACCATTCCCCTTGCCATGTACACACTGATAGAAATGCCCGGTGCGGAAACCGCCGCAGCACGTTTATGCGTTATTGCAATTGCGTTAGCGCTGGTGTCGTTGATGCTTTCTGAATGGCTGACACGTTGGGGGAGAAAGCGTTTGGGGGTGGCATGTTAG
- the modC gene encoding molybdenum ABC transporter ATP-binding protein ModC → MLELDFEQRLGELHMQVATTLPPESITAIFGLSGAGKTSLINVIAGLTRPQKGKVILNDRILVDVEQKIFLPPEKRRIGYVFQDARLFPHYRVKGNLQYGMAPEMKSQFDNIVGLLGLEHLLSRFPATLSGGEKQRVAIGRALLTGPEILLMDEPLASLDLPRKRELLPYLEKLSEDVKIPVLYVSHSLDEILRLADNVIVMDKGKVRATGSLEEVWASSVLRPWLQKESLSSIVKVSVMEHHQRYQMTAVAAADKALWLPLIDAVPGTDLRIRIDASDIALVLEPPRVSSIRNTLQVKVIEFFEENGQVDVKLALGEHCLWAKITSWAREELNLRAGQWLYAQIKSVSLNRHL, encoded by the coding sequence ATGTTAGAGCTGGATTTTGAGCAGCGTTTGGGGGAGCTGCACATGCAGGTTGCTACCACATTGCCGCCAGAAAGTATCACAGCCATATTTGGGCTTTCAGGGGCAGGAAAGACTTCACTCATCAACGTCATTGCCGGATTAACCCGTCCACAGAAGGGAAAAGTCATTTTAAATGACCGTATTTTAGTGGATGTGGAACAGAAAATTTTTCTGCCGCCAGAAAAGCGCCGAATCGGTTATGTTTTTCAGGATGCCCGCCTTTTTCCGCATTATCGCGTGAAAGGTAACTTGCAATACGGTATGGCCCCAGAGATGAAATCCCAGTTTGATAACATCGTTGGGCTACTGGGTCTTGAGCACTTGCTGTCACGTTTTCCTGCCACATTATCTGGCGGAGAGAAACAGCGGGTGGCGATTGGTCGCGCATTACTGACAGGGCCTGAAATCTTGTTGATGGATGAACCATTGGCATCACTGGATTTACCACGTAAGCGAGAATTGTTGCCTTACCTCGAAAAATTGTCTGAAGATGTCAAAATCCCGGTTTTATATGTGAGCCACAGTCTGGATGAAATTTTGCGATTGGCGGATAACGTAATTGTCATGGATAAGGGGAAAGTCCGGGCAACAGGATCATTGGAAGAGGTTTGGGCGAGCAGTGTATTACGCCCGTGGCTGCAAAAAGAGAGTCTTAGCAGCATAGTGAAAGTTTCTGTCATGGAACACCATCAACGTTATCAAATGACCGCAGTGGCAGCGGCTGATAAAGCACTTTGGTTGCCGTTAATTGATGCTGTACCGGGTACTGATCTCCGTATAAGGATTGATGCTTCAGACATTGCTTTAGTTTTGGAACCGCCAAGAGTCAGTAGCATCCGTAATACCTTGCAGGTTAAAGTCATTGAGTTTTTCGAGGAAAACGGTCAAGTTGATGTCAAATTAGCGCTTGGCGAACATTGCTTGTGGGCAAAAATTACCTCTTGGGCGCGGGAAGAGCTGAATCTTCGGGCTGGGCAATGGCTTTATGCGCAAATAAAGAGTGTTTCTCTGAATCGTCATCTATAG